GTGGCCTGGGCCGCCTCCGGGCGCAATGGCGGGCAGGCCCTGCTGGGCTGGTCCTGCGACATGCCGCCGCTGGAAAAGGCCCTTGGCCTGGAGCGCACGCGCCGGCTCTGGGACAGCATGCGCTGGGCCGCCGACGAGATGCGCGAACTGCCGGGGCGCCATGGCTTCGACGTGGACTACCGCGTGGGCAGCCTCTGGACCGCGGTCATGCCGCGCCGGGTGAAGCTGCTGGAAGAAGCCCAGCACGACGCCATCCACAAATGGGGCTACGACCGCATGCGCCTGATCGGCCGCGAGGAGCTGCCGGAATGGATCGACAGCCCGCGCTACCAGGCCGCGCTCTACGACCCCGAAGCCGCCCACCTCAACCCGCTGAAACTGGCCCAGGGGCTGGCCGCCGCCATCGAGGCCCGGGGTGGCCGCCTCTACGAGCAGAGCCAGGTGCTGGAATACCGCCAGACGCCCTCGGGCTTCGTCGCCCGCACCGCCCGGGGCGAAGTGCGCGGGCAGGTGCTGGTGCTGGCCTGCAACGCCTATGTGGACGGGCTCGACCGCCAGCTCTCCAGCCGCCTGCTGCCGGTGGGCTCCTACCAGGTGGCCACCGCGCCCCTGGCGCCGGAACTGGCCCGCTCGCTGCTGCCGAAGAACAGCTGCGTGATCGACAACCAGTTCGTCCCCGACTACTTCCGCCTGACCCCGGACCACCGCCTGCTGTTCGGCGGCGGCTGCACCTACCTGGGCGGCCTGCCGAAGGACGTGCCGGCCGCCACCCGGCCTTACCTTGAGCGCGTCTTCCCGCAGCTCAAGGGCGTGGAGATCGAGTTCGGCTGGGGCGGCCACATCGACGTCAGCATGAAGCGCACCCCGGACATCGGCCGCGAGGGCGACCGCTACTGGCTGCAGGGCTTCTCCGGCCACGGCGTGCTGCCGACCCTGGCCGGCGCCCGGGCGGTGGCCGACGCCATCCTCGGCGACAGCGAACTGCTGGACCTCTACCAGGCCATCGGCAACCCGCGCTTCCCGGGGGGCTCGTTGCTGGCCGCACCCCTGGAGGCGGCGGGCAAGGCCTACTACCGCCTGCGGGACGTGATCTGAACGCCCGCCCCGGACTGGCCGATGGCCCCGGGACCTTGATTCAAGGAGCTTCCATGGACAAGCAAGATGAGATCGAAGGCCTCGCGATCCTGATCCGCGACCTGCGCAAGCACAAGAACGTGACCCTGGGCGACCTGGCCACCCGCATCGACCGCTCGGTGGGCTTCCTCTCCCAGGTGGAGCGGGGGCTGTCGCGCCCCACGGTGGCCGACCTCACCGCCATCAGCGAGGCGCTGGGGGTGCCCACCACCTATTTCTACAACCCCGGCAAGCCGCGCCAGACGCCCTGGGTGACCCGCCCCGGCGAGCGCCGCACCCTCTACTACGCCGGCGGCATCACCGACGTGCTGGCCTCGCCCACCATGTCCGGCGGCTTCTCCATGCTGGAGAGCCACCTGGAGCCCGGCGCCACCAGCGGCGAGGGGCATCTGGACGACAGTTCCGAGCAGGGCGGCTTCGTGCTCGAAGGCGAGCTGACGATCTGGTACGGCGACGCCGACCCGCCCGTCACCCTGCGGGCCAACGACAGCTTCCAGCTGCCGCCCCACGCCCAGTTCCGCTACGCCAACCTTTCCGACCAGCCCACGCGAGTCCTCTGGGTCTTCAACTGAGCACCCCGAGCGCCTCAGGACAGCAGTGATGACAACAACGACGCGATACCCCGATCTGCTCAGCGAAGTCCGCGCCTTCCGCGCCCAGTACCCGGAAGTCCGCTATGTGGACCTCATCTGCCTGGATATCCCCGGGCACTTCTACGGCAAGCGCTACCCCATCGACATGCTGGAGAAGGTGGCCGCCGGCAGCCCCTTGAAGCTGCCGCAGAACTGCGTGCTGCTGGGCACCCAGGGCGGCCTCTACCCCATCGGCGACTACTGCTTCGCCGACGGCGACCCGGACGCGCCGCGCCGCCTGGTGCCGGGCACCCTGAAACCGGTGCGCTGGGAGAAGGAGCCCCTGGGGCAGATGCTGATCACCTCCGACGGCACCGAGGCGCCCATCGAGTTCGAGCCCCGCGAGGTGCTGGCCCGCGTGCTGCAGCGCCTGGAGCGGCGCGGCATCCGCCCGGTGGTGGCCTTCGAGCTGGAGTTCTACCTCTTCGACCGCAAGCTCGACGCGGGCCTGCCGCGCTTCCCCCGCGACCCGCTGTGCGAGGACGAGGACGACCAGCCGAACATGCACATCGAGCGCCTCTCGCGCTTCTCCAGCGTGCTCCACGAGATGGTCGACGCGGCCAACGAACAGGGCGTCGCCGCCAACGTCATCACCGCCGAACTCGGCCCCGGCCAGTTCGAGATCAACTTCGGCCACTGCGACGACGGCCTCCAGGCCGCAGACTGGGCCGCCCTGTTCTGCCGCAGCACCCGGGGCGTCGCCCTCAAGCACGGCCTGCGTGCCAGCTTCATGAGCAAGCCCTACCTGGAGGCGCCCGGCAGCGGCATGCATGTCCACGTCAGCCTCTACGACCAGGACGGCAACAACCTGCTGGCCGCCGAAGAGCAGCGCCCGCTGCGCCATGCCGTGGCCGGCTGCCTCGAACTGCTGCCCCACTGCATGCCCATCTTCGCCGCCAACCACAACGCCTTCCGCCGCTACGGCGCCATGGTCAATGCCGCCAGCCGCGCCAGCTGGGGCTTCGAGGATCGCGACGCCTGCATCCGCATCCCCGAGTCCGACGGCCGCAA
This genomic window from Pseudomonas furukawaii contains:
- a CDS encoding NAD(P)/FAD-dependent oxidoreductase, producing MFKQSAQHVGTYYARTYPGSIPLRPIQTGGEEADVLIIGAGFSGLHTGLRLAEAGKRVILLEASRVAWAASGRNGGQALLGWSCDMPPLEKALGLERTRRLWDSMRWAADEMRELPGRHGFDVDYRVGSLWTAVMPRRVKLLEEAQHDAIHKWGYDRMRLIGREELPEWIDSPRYQAALYDPEAAHLNPLKLAQGLAAAIEARGGRLYEQSQVLEYRQTPSGFVARTARGEVRGQVLVLACNAYVDGLDRQLSSRLLPVGSYQVATAPLAPELARSLLPKNSCVIDNQFVPDYFRLTPDHRLLFGGGCTYLGGLPKDVPAATRPYLERVFPQLKGVEIEFGWGGHIDVSMKRTPDIGREGDRYWLQGFSGHGVLPTLAGARAVADAILGDSELLDLYQAIGNPRFPGGSLLAAPLEAAGKAYYRLRDVI
- a CDS encoding helix-turn-helix domain-containing protein, which translates into the protein MDKQDEIEGLAILIRDLRKHKNVTLGDLATRIDRSVGFLSQVERGLSRPTVADLTAISEALGVPTTYFYNPGKPRQTPWVTRPGERRTLYYAGGITDVLASPTMSGGFSMLESHLEPGATSGEGHLDDSSEQGGFVLEGELTIWYGDADPPVTLRANDSFQLPPHAQFRYANLSDQPTRVLWVFN
- a CDS encoding glutamine synthetase family protein — encoded protein: MTTTTRYPDLLSEVRAFRAQYPEVRYVDLICLDIPGHFYGKRYPIDMLEKVAAGSPLKLPQNCVLLGTQGGLYPIGDYCFADGDPDAPRRLVPGTLKPVRWEKEPLGQMLITSDGTEAPIEFEPREVLARVLQRLERRGIRPVVAFELEFYLFDRKLDAGLPRFPRDPLCEDEDDQPNMHIERLSRFSSVLHEMVDAANEQGVAANVITAELGPGQFEINFGHCDDGLQAADWAALFCRSTRGVALKHGLRASFMSKPYLEAPGSGMHVHVSLYDQDGNNLLAAEEQRPLRHAVAGCLELLPHCMPIFAANHNAFRRYGAMVNAASRASWGFEDRDACIRIPESDGRNLRIEHRLAGADANPYLVLAAILTGMEHGLDAAREPIAPLNDDRTSGIDFPKDMLTAVAAMGSHPVVNQGLGSEFVMVYCENKRQEYLDFMNEVSAREYRWYL